TTTTTCTGAAACATTTTATCAAGCGGAATTCGCTCAGCCTTCATCAGGTCGCTTACAATCTTGTCAATATCAAGTCCTGAGCTCATGCCGGATATTCGCATTGGCATATTTACCAGCCTCCTGATACTTCTAAAAATATTTATCGGATAAACCGGTAAAATGATGAAGAGTTAAATCAATAATTTTGCAAGTCTTTCCAACGCGGGCTTATAGCCATATTCACCCGCCAAACCGTAATACTTGCGCGCATTGGCCCGATTTCCCGTAATTTCGTAATAAACGCCGAGATTATATGCCGCCTTGAATGAGCCGACGCCCTGAACCGTTGAATATTTGGCGGTTTCGCCAATCGCCAGCGCTTTTAAAAAGCATGGCGCGATTCGCTCGATTCGGCCCGTATCCATTGCCAGCAGGCCAAGCAGGAACGGCAGATCGGGAAAGTCGGGGTACTGCCGCTCGTAAGACTGAAGCAATTGTTCCGCTTCCCGGCTGGCTCCAAGCTCTTTCAAGGTATATCCCGTCAAGACAAGCAATGGCGGAAAATACAGCCTGTCAGCTTCATGCAGATTCACGCTTTTTTGCAACGGCTCCAACGCTTCGGCAAACTGCTTCGTTGAAAACAACAACTTACCCAATTGGTAAAGCATATAGCCGTCATCGGGATATGTTTGCAAATGCGTTTCATAAAGCCGCCTGTAGCGTTCCTGTTTATTTTTCGCCGCGTAAACCTGCGGATCGTAACCGAAATGGCGGATGATCAATTCCGTGTCCCGAAACGAAACCGGTTGCCCGTTGCAAGTCAGCGTTTCGTGGATAGCCCCGCTGAATCTGTATTGGGGGAGGTTCGGAAAAAAACGAATCATTCTGCTGTTATGGATGTCTTCACCGATTATATTGAACAATGTCGCTGTTCCCGGCATTTCGGGAAACCGATTGATAAAACTTTGCAGTTTGCGGTCCGCGGCGACTT
The genomic region above belongs to Bacilli bacterium and contains:
- a CDS encoding glycosyltransferase — protein: MKLSVCMIVRDEEQNIIRSLSSIPAHYEKIIVDTGSKDRTVYMAKSLGAIVYEYKWENDFAKARNVSIGHAKGDYLLIMDADEELEVAADRKLQSFINRFPEMPGTATLFNIIGEDIHNSRMIRFFPNLPQYRFSGAIHETLTCNGQPVSFRDTELIIRHFGYDPQVYAAKNKQERYRRLYETHLQTYPDDGYMLYQLGKLLFSTKQFAEALEPLQKSVNLHEADRLYFPPLLVLTGYTLKELGASREAEQLLQSYERQYPDFPDLPFLLGLLAMDTGRIERIAPCFLKALAIGETAKYSTVQGVGSFKAAYNLGVYYEITGNRANARKYYGLAGEYGYKPALERLAKLLI